The following proteins are co-located in the Melanotaenia boesemani isolate fMelBoe1 chromosome 5, fMelBoe1.pri, whole genome shotgun sequence genome:
- the LOC121640178 gene encoding uncharacterized protein LOC121640178, producing MMSASAYLVVSAVLTIQPDRSQFHLYESFNVTCVGNNWMVMRQTSDPPEPCDQWGRPNGTSCINRSTYKSDSGSYWCQSENGERSNVLNITVNLGVILEVPALPLIEGDIVALRCSTRGRNYKPSSSDFTAKFFHNGTFIGEQPDGNMNLSAASTSEGFYECEHPTKGRSARSWLAVRAKVRDKPQPSPDSPLIPVTRVVCSAVLVVLYTVIFIVCVLIYRRWARARADGKKRLSDGL from the exons ATGATGAGCGCATCAGCTTACTTGGTCGTCT CAGCCGTGCTGACTATCCAGCCTGACAGATCTCAGTTCCACCTCTATGAATCCTTCAATGTGACCTGTGTGGGGAACAATTGGATGGTGATGCGACAGACATCTGATCCACCTGAGCCATGTGACCAGTGGGGTCGCCCCAACGGGACCTCCTGCATTAATCGCAGCACCTACAAGTCAGACAGTGGATCCTACTGGTGTCAGTCTGAGAACGGAGAACGCAGCAATGTCCTCAACATCACAGTGAACT TGGGTGTGATCCTGGAGGTCCCTGCACTTCCTCTGATAGAGGGGGATATTGTGGCACTCCGCTGCTCCACCAGAGGAAGAAATTACAAGCCGTCTTCATCAGATTTCACAGCTAAATTCTTCCATAATGGTACATTTATTGGGGAGCAGCCTGATGGAAACATGAACCTGTCAGCGGCGTCAACATCCGAAGGTTTCTATGAGTGTGAACATCCCACAAAAGGAAGGTCAGCACGGAGCTGGCTGGCTGTGAGAG CCAAAGTCCGAGATAAGCCTCAGCCTAGTCCTGATTCTCCTCTGATCCCTGTGACCAGAGTGGTGTGTTCAGCTGTGCTGGTCGTCCTCTACACCGTAAtattcattgtgtgtgtgctcatatACAGAAGGTGGGCTCGAG CTCGAGCTGATGGGAAAAAGAGACTTTCAGATGGTCTTTGA